The DNA segment GTGGGGGCGGTGGATAGGGGTAGCCAGGAGGGCAGGGGTACATTCCATTGGCGACTGGTGGGGGAAAGACATAGGCCCCGCTGGGCATGTAAGGGTACCCATAGGCTCCATTGGGGACTTCACCTCTGGAGGCTATAAGTACAAGGGGAGAGAGGCATGAGTGTCACCTGCTCCAGGGACTGATGGGCCCCAGGACTGTGCCCACAGATGTGCCCTACCACCATTCCACTGCCCACCCCAAGGGGTCTGCCTAGGTCACCATGTGGTGAGGGGAGGGTGGAAAAAAAAGGCCAAAGGGCAACATGGTGGGGTCAAGGACAGGCGTCAGAGGAAGCGAGGGAGAGCTGTGCTGGGGGGGAGGGAGTATGAGAATGAGCCCAGCACTGGGTGATTTACAATGGCGGCTGGATGGTAGTTTAGtagctgggttttttgtttgtttttcagtccAAACATTCTGCCAGAATGTTGCGTGCCTGCTCTGGGCAGAGGAAGCCCACAGAGGGTAATTACAGGTTTCTTTCCCCAAACTTCCCAGTCCTGTCAGCTGGGTCCAGGTATTTACCTCCTGGTGCTTATGATACAAAATAAAaggacaaacaaaaaacccatgttTGATGAGTCCTTGGCCCTGGCTTTCAAGGGCTTGGATACCTTGAGATGCCACCTGGAGCATCCGCTGCCCAAACTCAATGGCACCCCCTGCTGTGAAGGTCAGCTTGTAGGAGGCAGAGCCTTCCCAACCACCTGAGAAGGGCAAAACGGTCAGAGTGAGAAGGAGACAGGTTCAGGGCAGAGATGGCTTGTTCTCTCCTGTTCATCGTCAACAGTGAGGCCTGTCTGGAGGGCtcctccccagagcccacataacaCCCCGAGCTGCCGACTGGCCGGGCTCCTGCTTGGGGGTCTCATCCTCTCAGCAGGACTTTCTCCACTCCCAGCACCAAGACCATAGAGTTGATTGTAGAGCCAAGAGcgagggggaggtggggaggcctCTCTCCACCTGACAAAGCACACGACAGCTCTCCTGGTAACTGACATCAAGGTTCGGGGGTAGAACTCTCCTGGTAAGGGGCCTCAAGACAAAACTTGGCCCCTGTAGCCCAGAGTGAGGCTCACACAGAACCCTATGGAGTCTGGAGTCGCCACAAGGCCAGGCCCCATGGAAGGCTCCTCCCAGGAATAGAACAAAACTTCCAAACCTAAAACCCGGGCCCTCCCTAGGTAAAAAGAAGCACCTTTAGGcttggccttgcgcttgctaggcaagtgctctaccactgggctaagtCCCCAACCCGCACCTTTAGTTTTAACTTCTCTCTTGGGCTCACTTTCTGAACTTCCCAGCTCTTGGTAACCATTAGCCTGGGTATCAGAAGTTAGTTCAcagctaggggctggagagatggctcagtggttaggagcactgactgctcttcagagttcaattcccagcaaccacatggtggctcacagccatccgtaatgggatctgatgacctctgcAGTGCAGAGCACTATATacatggtaaataaataaatcttaaaaaaaagttctcaGCTAGGAAGTAGAAGGCTTAGGCAAGGAATCTGAAACAGCTATTTCCAGGTGGCAGCCAGAGATGCTGAGCTTGTCACCtacctcctgcttcagctttcaCTGTCCCCTTAATGAAGTTGGCACCAAACACCGGCTGCTTGACCTCACAGTCCTTCATCAGGTAGAAGGGCATCATGAAGGACCGCATGGCATCCTTGCCCTTGGACAGAAAGATGACctgtgtggagcagagaccagGCCGTCAGAGCCAGAGCACAGGCAGCCCAGCCGCTAGTCCCGGACACTCTCTGTGTGCTTGGTCTCTTCCTGGCGTCAGAGGAGGGAGTGCAGCCCACTGGCAGACACGTGGCTCCTCCCAAGCGCAGCCTGGAGACAGCAGACTGAGGCGTGCACACGAGGAACCTGCAGGTCCCAGTGAGTGAGGACGCCGCACTGGCTTCCCTCCCGACACAGGCTGGCAGGTGTGGGGCACACAGGAGGAGCCTGGCTCCTGTGCTACGCActaggtgcaggcagagctgacgGAGGCTGGGGGTGGCAGAGCCTGTGCTCATACAGAATGGAGCAGCTTTAAGGGTCCAGGAGAAGGGATCCTTGTGACTTCCTGTAGGTCACACTTTGCCTGACAGCCACATTTATGTTGTATTTGTGAGGGTTGGtgtgcacatgccacagtgcacatatggaggtcagaggtcagttctctccttccactttgtgGGTACAAACCAGCAGACACTCAAGCTAATGGAAGATGTGAATGCCCCAGAGGTGGGCATTGTGAGAGGGGCCATCATGAAAATGTGCACCTGTTCTTCTTCCAGCCATCTGCACAGCTCACCTGGGGAAGCCACAAGCACAGCCCCTTTCTTAAGTCACTTACATTACTCAGAGCCCATAGGGCTCACTCTCAAATGAGGCCGATTCTGCAGCCCGGCACCACTCACTCTGCAGGGCTCTGCTGGGCTCTCTGCCCAGCCTGGAGGTTGGGGCCCTGCTACGACATCCTGTTTACCACGTTCATCTCTCTGACTGTGCATGAGGCTACTCCAGGCAACTCATCCCGGCAGCTGTAACCTACCCCAAAGAGATTTTTGTGGAATCTGCATGGCCCAGGTCAGGAAAGCAGCACAAAGGGCTCGTAGTTCTAGAATCCAGGATCGTGTGACAGAGAAACAGACCAAGCAAGGCACTAACAGTCCCCAGGAGTCAGAGGCCACTGGTGTCACAAGactgaagcagacacacacatgacCCTCTGAGAGCACAGAGCCTCTAACCCAACTGTCCTGCTATACAACTTACCCGGTATGGAGTTAGGTAGACGGTGCCTTTCTTGGTCCCTTTGAAGGCCTCTGGTACATTCTTCATGTCGTTGAATGTAAGTTCCACATGATCATAGGACATTAAGATGctgtgaagaaaaaaacaaaacaaaaacaaaggggcCACTATCAGTTATTCTAGTCGAGACAGTCACTCAGAACAGTGTCTCATCAGGAGCTGTGATGAAACCATCGACACAGCCATCAAGAGGAACAAGCCAGGTCTACGACTCTCCCACCTGCGATTTCAACAGCCCCATGTGACCAGGCGAGACAACCACCTTCCCCTCCCTGGCTGGATTAGATCACCTGGGTTTGGCTTTAGTTTGCTCCTGAGCCCTGTGAGTGGGGTTCTGGCTGGGGGTGTCTGGATCAGGGTTTtgcatagctcaggctggtcttgagcttgctaagttcctcctgcctccaccccccaAGCTGCCGGGAATATAGCCTTGTACCACCATGCTGGTTTCCTGAGGTGCTAAGGCTGGAGCCTAGGGTGTGCATGTATGAGAGCACTCCACCCACTCAGTCCCAGCCAGAGATCTTTTGTTAGTGTTTGCAAAACTTAATctatgctgggcagtggtggcccaactttaatctcagcactcaggaggcacagacaggtgggtctatgagtttgaggccagcctggtctacggagtgagtcccaggatagccaaagctacagagaaaaacagcttcaaaccaaacaaataaaaacctaatatgtgggctggagagatggctcagtggttaagagcactgactgctcttccagaggtcctgagttcaaatcccagcaaccacatggcggctcacaaccatctgtaatgagatctgatgccctcttctggtgtgtctgaagacagcaactgtgtactcatataaataaatacatctttaaaacaaaacctaaTATGTAAACAGTCTAATGGGacttggggatatagctcagtattATCTAGTATGGTCAGGCTCTAGGTTCAACCCTAGCAccaatgaaggaaggaaggaaggaaggaaggcaggcaggcaggcaggcaggcaggcaggcaggctggctggTTGGTTAAAGACATGACTCTGTACttgcattggatcccctgaagctgcagttacaggtggttctgagctgtcccatatggatgctgggacctgaacttgggttctctgggaGAACAGGaagtgttcctaactgctgagccagctctctagccccTAATCCAAGCTTCTCTAGCTGGATTGGCAGAAACTTCTGCACACAAAGCCCttgaggtaggtgtgtgtgtcttgcACATGCACTCAATTCTCTAGAAAGAGTcacagcttttttttctttttctttttttgagacagggtttctctatgttgccctagctgtcctggaactcactctgcagaccaggctggccttgagctcacagagatctgtctgcctctgcctcttgaatgctgggccTAAAGGCCTATTACCACCTCCTCCCGGCAAGTTCACAACTTTACCTCTATCAGTGGTTTGTGAATTAAAAACTCATGTTTACTAAATTCCAAAGTCTGAGTGTATAATTAAATTTCAATCGTTGCCGACACATGTTTCACAAGTGTGACTGAAGCTATTGCTTTGAGCCCTACTGGTAGCAACAAGCTATGAACCAGGTGCCAAGACCCAGGAGGGTAGATGCCACCTAGGTAAGACTCAGTTTAAGAGACAAAAAATTCccagcatggtagcacatgcctttaatcccagcactcaggaggcagaggcaggtgaatctctgtgagttcaaggccagcctggactacaaagtgagtccaggccagccagggctctattacacaaagaaacactgtctcggaaaaacaaacaaacaaaaaatggtatcACTCCCAAATACTGAAACTAAATAGCCCTGGTTTGTGGCAGCACAGGCCTGAACTCCTCAAAAgcctgaggtaggaggattgcctCAAATtcaaccaacctgggctacaggaaTGAAACCGTTCCTCAAAAACCAGAGAGACTGGTAGAGGTGGGGACAGTCATTAAATGGCATCAGAGTACTTGGCTCAGACAAGGTACTGGACAGAGTACACCAGAGAACAATGTAAGGTTTCTCAGATTACAGGATAAAAACGTCCGAGTTCATATGGTTTCAttcttctgtctcctcccttCCCAAATACTCTTTCTTGGTGCAGTAAGTACAGGGGGCAGCTCAGGTTAAAATGGTCAGCAGGAACATGTGCTGGCCGGCCCCTTCTCAAGACCTATGCACAGGAAGTCAGCGTAACCTGGCTGTGTCACTGCACACCTTCTCCTCCGACTACTCATCAAGCTCCCCAGGTGACAGGTCCCAAGACGGGCGCTTGTCTACACTGGGTGTGGCTCTGACCTCCATCATGTCTCCCGTGGCCCTCAAGAAGTTAATTCAAGCCCGCAGAGTGCAAGTCAGGAGAGTCCGATTTTCAAGGAACAAGGAACAAGAGAAGTCCAGCAGTTCAGGGAAGGGTGGAGAAAAAGGAATCTTAAAGTTGGGAGACCTTTGTTCTGGGAACTGACGGAGGCCGTTGAGAATTCAAGAAAACAAGGCAAGAGACAAGCCTTAATAAGGGTCACTGGATTAAGTAGTTGACAGACATTTAGTTCTATCTCGAGGGCCTCAGCCGTTCTTTTGGAACCTGAGAAGTTCTGGAATATACGAGAAAACCGTACAGGAGTTGTTTTAAGCCTACTGACTTCGGGGCCAAGTTACCTTCCTTCAATTCCCATCTGTTACTCACAGCACTATGGTCTAAGTCATGTTATTTATCCTCACTAGGCCTCACTTGCCCTACCCGTAAAAGAGTTACTGCGGCAGGCGATTGTGTATTATCTGAAGTAGAACAGACGCAGCACAGTAAAGACGTCGTAAACGCCTAATAAACAGCCACTACGTTTTTAAGACTTCGTTTGGAAGGGGTTCAAGAAATCATCCCAGGGCCTCACTCATCTTCCCAAACAAACCCTGACACCattctcctgccccacccccacccagcacCCCAGCTGATCAGCACCCCGGCCCTCCCCCAcgacccacccactccctccagccCCGCCTCCGGCCGTTACCaccccttcccccccacccccagcgcTCCATCAATTTCCTTCCCCACCATATCCCACCGCCCACCACACAGAGTGCGACACCCCCACTTCGAGCCACCAGGATCCTTCCGCCGTGTTTTCACCTCTCAGTGTTGTTGACGATCACTCCGCCGCCCTCTGAGTGATTCTTGTTGAGCGCCATAGTCTCTCCACAGGGGTCCCGAGACTCGCAATGCCCTGCGCTTGCGCTGGTCTTTGGCCCGCCTCTAGTGGCGTCGTTCGTATTACAGTCAGCCAATCATAGCTCGTCCGCGTAAGCTGACCAACCACCTGATCTGGACTGTCACGTGGGGAGAGTTtactccctcttcccctcccccaagttgCACCTGCATCACAAACAAGCAGCCAACTACAATTCCCAGCAGGCCGTGGTCCTGTAAACGCAGCCTCTCCTTGCGTTTAGTGACGAGTGCATTCTGGAACTTGTAgtctttttttaatactaaggGCCAGGCTCGAGATTATATGTACAAAACTACTTAGCCATCTGTACGCCTCTGTCATCCCGGACTCTTCGTGTTAAGCAAACTCAGTGGAAGAAATGTAACTTAGATGTGATGACTCGGTGTATAGTACACGTAAAAGTCACTTAACCAGCCGCCTTCATTTCCGCAACTGTCAAGAGTAGTTCGTGCTTACACTTAGGTAGTCGTTGCAAACTTATAGAGCAGTGCGAGAAGCAATCCCTTGTAGAGTGGACTGGCAGAGCCCGAGGAAAATATGTCGCTTTAATCGACTCAGACCCAGACCCTGCGAGTCGGATTGTTTGAACTTCTGGGGACGAGTGGTCCGCTCCTCATCCTCTCCGCCGCCCCCCAACACCTGTCGCCTGCTGCCTCGCGGTGGCGCTGCTTCCTGCACTGAACTGGCTAGCGGGTCCTGCTGTGTTTAAACAAGACCTGGAATAATTGAATGGAACGATAAAGTACGATGCAAACGTCCAGGTAGGGCTTTGAAAACACCACTGACTCGTTTCAGCTTCATCTCTAGATGAATCTTTCGCAGGGCTGGCGAGGGTTGGGATAACTCATGTCTGGGTGGCATCTTAACATATCTCTATCCTTAACCTTAGGAGATCAGTGTTTGGTTTGAAGCAGACAGCGTGGTGCCCTACATCCTGGACTATTACCACAAATTTGAGGCCAACTTTGGCTGCATAATGATTTCcagaccagcctcagctacagagtAAGAGACAGTTCTGGGAAACGGTGGGTACATTATTAACTCACAGTGCAAGGGACACTTCTGTACTCTTTTGTTTTTGCTAGGTGCACTCTAATAAAATTCAAATGGCTACAGatatttttttggttggtttttgaggaGTCACTTGTAGCCCATCTGCACCTCTAAGTTGttttgtagctgaggctggccttgaattcctggtcctcctgcttcagaacagacttgtgccaccatgactggatggatctgtctgtctgtctgtccgtctgtctgtctgtctgtctatcatctatctaatatACAGGATCTCCTGTAGGTATTGTTGGCTAGTTACcagctatgtagctgaggctaacTCGTGTCTTCTGGTTCCACCATTCCCGAGATTACAGGCGTATGCCACCAAACCTGACCTTACAAAGTCATGATGATCGATTGACTCCAGTATTCCTGCACATGGTGCAAAGCACTGTGCTCAGCTGGACTATGCCCCTATTGCCCCAGCATTTTTCTAAAGAGCATAATCCAAGATGAGTGTAATGAATCAATCAGGaatcagaggtcagaggaccgcTGCTCCTTGTCTGTATTCAACTCCAAACCATCCAGCCGCTCTGTCTCACAAAGATGAAACAACAGTAAATACAGTGAAGGAAAATCAATAGCCGGATCCGGTGG comes from the Rattus norvegicus strain BN/NHsdMcwi chromosome 10, GRCr8, whole genome shotgun sequence genome and includes:
- the Wbp2 gene encoding WW domain-binding protein 2 isoform X1, whose translation is MALNKNHSEGGGVIVNNTESILMSYDHVELTFNDMKNVPEAFKGTKKGTVYLTPYRVIFLSKGKDAMRSFMMPFYLMKDCEVKQPVFGANFIKGTVKAEAGGGWEGSASYKLTFTAGGAIEFGQRMLQVASQASRGEVPNGAYGYPYMPSGAYVFPPPVANGMYPCPPGYPYPPPPPAEFYPGPPMMDGAMGYVQPPPPPYPGPMEPPVVSGPSAPPTPAAEAKAAEAAASAYYNPGNPHNVYMPTSQPPPPPYYPPEDKKTQ
- the Wbp2 gene encoding WW domain-binding protein 2 (The RefSeq protein has 1 substitution compared to this genomic sequence), which produces MALNKNHSEGGGVIVNNTESILMSYDHVELTFNDMKNVPEAFKGTKKGTVYLTPYRVIFLSKGKDAMRSFMMPFYLMKDCEVKQPVFGANFIKGTVKAEAGGGWEGSASYKLTFTAGGAIEFGQQMLQVASQASRGEVPNGAYGYPYMPSGAYVFPPPVANGMYPCPPGYPYPPPPPEFYPGPPMMDGAMGYVQPPPPPYPGPMEPPVVSGPSAPPTPAAEAKAAEAAASAYYNPGNPHNVYMPTSQPPPPPYYPPEDKKTQ
- the Wbp2 gene encoding WW domain-binding protein 2 isoform X3 yields the protein MALNKNHSEGGGVIVNNTESILMSYDHVELTFNDMKNVPEAFKGTKKGTVYLTPYRVIFLSKGKDAMRSFMMPFYLMKDCEVKQPVFGANFIKGTVKAEAGGGWEGSASYKLTFTAGGAIEFGQRMLQVASQEFYPGPPMMDGAMGYVQPPPPPYPGPMEPPVVSGPSAPPTPAAEAKAAEAAASAYYNPGNPHNVYMPTSQPPPPPYYPPEDKKTQ
- the Wbp2 gene encoding WW domain-binding protein 2 isoform X2, giving the protein MALNKNHSEGGGVIVNNTESILMSYDHVELTFNDMKNVPEAFKGTKKGTVYLTPYRVIFLSKGKDAMRSFMMPFYLMKDCEVKQPVFGANFIKGTVKAEAGGGWEGSASYKLTFTAGGAIEFGQRMLQVASQAEFYPGPPMMDGAMGYVQPPPPPYPGPMEPPVVSGPSAPPTPAAEAKAAEAAASAYYNPGNPHNVYMPTSQPPPPPYYPPEDKKTQ